A window of Candidatus Glassbacteria bacterium genomic DNA:
ATCAAGCCAAATATCCAGAAAAACCGGGCAAAAGCTTGACATACTAAGGGCTTGCGCTTATACTCCTTCTGAATTGACCGGGCAGCCCGCCTCTGGCGGGATAATACCGCACGTCACCACCCTTCCCGGGGTCCGAGATGGCCGAGTCAACTGGAACCACAGACAGTTCCCCTGATCTAAGTGTCATAATCCCGATGTACAATGAAAGCGATAACGTCGGCCGAACTATCGATTCGGTACGCTCCACCCTGCGCGCGGCCGGTGAGCGTTTCGAGGTTATCTGTGTCGATGACGGGAGCAGCGATAACACGCGTGCCGAGCTCGAACGGATCGCGGGAGAACACGGCGATGTCCGGGTGGTGTCCTACGTGCCGAACAGGGGACGCGGCCATGCCCTGCGAACAGGATTTTCGCAGGCGCGGGGGA
This region includes:
- a CDS encoding glycosyltransferase family 2 protein, giving the protein MAESTGTTDSSPDLSVIIPMYNESDNVGRTIDSVRSTLRAAGERFEVICVDDGSSDNTRAELERIAGEHGDVRVVSYVPNRGRGHALRTGFSQARGKYLVSVDADLSYSPDQILNLLNRLRQPDRPDIVIGSPYMPGGRTEGVRPVRLFISRCANILLRQAMGRRYYTVTGIFRGYRREALDCFELYSD